The following coding sequences are from one Humulus lupulus chromosome X, drHumLupu1.1, whole genome shotgun sequence window:
- the LOC133804564 gene encoding protein POLAR-like 1 — translation MIALKMDINANIDFSNSPNPTPLLNPQNQTQNRNPRLRIADVLLNNDDDDDDECERYKPLLSFLMNGDGNLRRHRSSDKYNHCSSPRRIIARCLSALRPARERKLLFGTGKRGERVSELGAECVPAMSSMNVQNGGELPVSAPESEDSGRCRRDASFNLGIACGLLYLIGESKNEMTKMVEVRKQMEMLLHDIRDELQKNNSNGKLTDNFAYSANNFRESSNFNTQLSPHANFTGTTSYVVPESETILKCDDSTKHIMHEQRLGEMDELEAELAAEFERLQLSLDTEQAQHQCSKHVMDTASSVSQSPSYGEVIDPQGLCTEELESGVRPIELERKLYELLEMRQEERIKELEEALECANHKLNEKELEVSWWKDTARLISQHVPERGRIISRHDPKLFPH, via the exons ATGATCGCATTAAAGATGGACATCAATGCCAACATCGACTTCTCTAATTCCCCAAACCCCACTCCACTTCTCAATCCCCAAAACCAAACCCAGAACCGAAACCCCCGTCTTCGAATCGCCGACGTTCTCCTCAACAacgacgacgacgacgacgacgaGTGCGAACGTTACAAACCCCTACTGTCTTTCCTAATGAACGGCGATGGGAATCTCCGGAGACATCGGTCCTCCGACAAGTACAATCATTGCTCCTCGCCGCGGCGGATCATTGCTCGGTGTTTGTCGGCGCTGAGGCCGGCCAGGGAGAGGAAGCTATTGTTTGGGACCGGGAAAAGAGGGGAACGGGTGAGTGAACTTGGCGCCGAGTGCGTGCCCGCCATGAGTTCGATGAATGTTCAGAATGGTGGCGAATTGCCTGTTTCGGCTCCAGAGAGCGAAGATTCAG GACGATGTAGACGAGACGCCTCTTTCAACTTGGGGATTGCTTGTGGTTTATTGTATCTAATTGGTGAAAGTAAAAATGAAATGACTAAGATGGTGGAAGTGCGGAAACAAATGGAGATGCTTCTTCATGATATTAGAGATGAATTGCAAAAGAATAATTCAAACGGTAAGCTAACTGATAATTTTGCTTACTCTGCCAACAATTTCAGAGAGAGTTCCAACTTCAACACCCAGCTTTCACCTCATGCGAATTTTACTGGGACAACGTCATATGTGGTACCAGAGTCGGAAACCATCTTGAAATGTGATGATTCCACTAAACATATTATGCACGAACAGCGTTTAGGAGAAATGGATGAACTTGAGGCAGAACTTGCAGCTGAGTTTGAACGTTTGCAGCTCAGCTTGGATACAGAACAGGCTCAGCACCAATGTTCAAAG CATGTTATGGACACTGCTTCTTCAGTAAGCCAGAGCCCGAGTTATGGGGAGGTAATTGACCCTCAAGGGTTATGTACTGAGGAACTGGAAAGTGGAGTTCGTCCTATTGAATTGGAGAGAAAGTTGTATGAACTTCTGGAAATGAGACAAGAAGAAAGGATAAaggagcttgaagaagctttAGAATGTGCTAATCACAAACTAAATGAGAAGGAATTAGAAGTTTCTTGGTGGAAAGACACTGCACGGCTCATATCGCAGCATGTTCCAGAACGCGGAAGGATTATCTCCCGGCATGATCCTAAACTTTTCCCTCATTGA